Proteins encoded by one window of Nocardia goodfellowii:
- a CDS encoding Rv2732c family membrane protein — MNSVESSKDFEQFRAELDAVERRIAGEIDPGMRAMVVAGAVFALLLSLVLPHAGAARGFDVLLGTDVTRLEHIGLPSRIFVWFAVVFGVGFSLLALMTRRWVLAWIAVAGSAIGCAFGVFSIWHRQTPGVGNIYGSGPGIGLILGTLAIMVLTFHWVRVVWSRTTLQLAAEEQRRIAAAEAEERDRRRLTGE, encoded by the coding sequence GTGAACTCGGTCGAGAGCAGCAAGGACTTCGAGCAGTTCCGCGCGGAACTCGACGCCGTCGAGCGACGCATCGCGGGGGAGATCGACCCGGGGATGCGCGCGATGGTGGTGGCCGGTGCGGTATTCGCGCTGCTGCTGTCATTGGTGCTGCCGCATGCCGGCGCCGCGCGCGGCTTCGACGTGCTGCTCGGCACCGACGTCACCCGGCTCGAGCACATCGGACTGCCCTCGCGCATCTTCGTCTGGTTCGCGGTCGTCTTCGGCGTCGGCTTCTCGCTGCTCGCGTTGATGACCCGTCGCTGGGTGCTGGCCTGGATCGCTGTCGCCGGCTCCGCCATCGGCTGCGCGTTCGGCGTCTTCTCCATCTGGCACCGGCAGACGCCCGGCGTCGGCAATATCTATGGCTCCGGCCCCGGCATCGGATTGATCCTCGGCACCCTCGCCATCATGGTGCTCACCTTCCACTGGGTCCGGGTCGTCTGGAGCCGTACCACCTTGCAATTGGCCGCGGAAGAACAGCGCCGCATCGCCGCCGCCGAGGCGGAGGAGCGCGATCGTCGCCGTCTCACCGGCGAATGA
- a CDS encoding VanZ family protein, with protein MRQVWESWGDVLIVWALAVPVLIAGAGLGFRLRVRCGQEPVRAFRHTAAEAGVVGGTLPWVWMILTPTGGAGQVILVPLVDLFETLTEASTNTVVQVTANLVLFIPLGFLLPLRFPQLTGVLRMTLIGAVLSTVLEIAQYVLDLGRYTSVDDVLMNAAGAGIGAYLCRWHSERQRSYSARILARMN; from the coding sequence GTGCGGCAGGTGTGGGAGTCATGGGGCGATGTGCTGATCGTGTGGGCGTTGGCGGTGCCGGTGCTGATTGCCGGGGCGGGGTTGGGGTTTCGGCTGCGGGTGCGGTGCGGGCAGGAGCCGGTTCGGGCGTTTCGGCATACGGCGGCCGAGGCCGGGGTGGTCGGCGGGACGCTGCCATGGGTATGGATGATCCTGACGCCCACGGGAGGTGCGGGGCAGGTGATCTTGGTTCCGTTGGTCGATCTGTTCGAGACGCTCACCGAGGCGTCGACCAACACTGTGGTTCAGGTGACCGCGAACCTGGTGCTGTTCATCCCGCTGGGTTTCCTACTGCCGCTGCGGTTTCCGCAGCTGACGGGCGTCCTGCGGATGACGCTGATCGGCGCGGTCTTGTCGACGGTGCTGGAGATCGCCCAGTATGTGCTGGATCTGGGCCGCTACACGTCGGTCGACGACGTGCTCATGAACGCGGCCGGAGCGGGCATCGGCGCATATCTCTGCCGGTGGCACAGCGAACGGCAGCGCTCCTACAGCGCCCGAATCCTCGCCAGAATGAACTGA
- a CDS encoding DUF349 domain-containing protein, giving the protein MSDSNGTAKDTQDSGAPKPGPTPHPKPHAMKPVPGPSQPHPHPVVVPAVSDPSAWGRVDEDGTAWVKTAEGERVIGSWQAGDAAEGLAHFGRRFDDLATEVALLEARLAAGADARKTKAAAVALAESLPTAAVIGDIESLARRLRAIAEHSEEAAAQAKEEKERAKHEHTERKEALCLEAEKIAAESTQWKAAGDRLREILDEWKSIRGVDRKVDDALWKRYSKAREAFNRRRGAHFAELDRERAAAKTRKEELCVRAEELSGSTDWAGTAAVFRDLLTEWKAAGRAPREADEALWRRFKSAQDVFFAARNAAVTERDAEFEHNATAKEELLRAYEHIDPATGLDAARAALRELQDKWDAIGKVPRERIQELEGKLRTIEKRVREAADAQWRRSDPEAVARAAQFRERVAQFEEQAAKAQAAGNTRDAEKALAQAQQWREWAEAAEGAVSNL; this is encoded by the coding sequence ATGAGCGACAGCAACGGGACCGCGAAGGACACGCAGGACTCCGGTGCCCCGAAGCCCGGACCCACCCCCCATCCCAAGCCCCATGCGATGAAGCCTGTTCCGGGCCCGTCCCAGCCGCATCCGCATCCCGTCGTCGTGCCCGCCGTCTCCGATCCCAGCGCCTGGGGGCGAGTCGACGAAGACGGCACCGCCTGGGTGAAAACCGCTGAGGGCGAACGGGTCATCGGTTCCTGGCAGGCCGGTGACGCCGCCGAGGGGCTGGCGCATTTCGGCCGCCGCTTCGATGATCTGGCCACCGAGGTGGCATTGCTCGAAGCGCGCCTGGCCGCGGGCGCGGATGCCCGCAAGACCAAAGCCGCCGCCGTCGCACTGGCCGAATCCTTGCCCACCGCCGCTGTGATCGGCGATATCGAAAGTCTCGCCCGGCGCCTGCGGGCAATCGCCGAGCATTCCGAGGAAGCGGCCGCGCAGGCCAAAGAGGAGAAGGAACGCGCCAAGCACGAGCACACCGAGCGCAAGGAAGCGCTGTGCTTGGAGGCCGAGAAGATCGCCGCCGAATCCACCCAGTGGAAGGCGGCCGGTGATCGGCTGCGCGAGATCCTCGACGAGTGGAAGTCGATCCGCGGGGTGGATCGCAAAGTCGACGACGCGCTGTGGAAGCGGTACTCGAAGGCCCGCGAAGCGTTCAACCGGCGGCGCGGCGCGCATTTCGCCGAACTCGATCGGGAACGCGCGGCCGCGAAGACCCGCAAGGAAGAGCTGTGTGTGCGGGCCGAGGAATTGTCCGGCTCCACCGATTGGGCCGGCACCGCCGCCGTCTTCCGCGATCTGCTGACCGAATGGAAGGCCGCCGGCCGCGCACCCCGCGAAGCCGACGAGGCACTGTGGCGGCGGTTCAAGAGCGCCCAGGATGTCTTCTTCGCCGCCCGCAACGCGGCCGTCACCGAACGCGATGCCGAGTTCGAGCACAACGCCACCGCCAAGGAGGAGTTGCTGCGCGCCTACGAGCACATCGACCCGGCCACTGGACTGGACGCCGCCCGTGCCGCCCTGCGTGAACTCCAGGACAAGTGGGACGCCATCGGCAAGGTCCCGCGCGAACGCATCCAGGAACTCGAAGGCAAACTCCGCACCATCGAAAAGCGAGTCCGCGAAGCCGCCGACGCCCAATGGCGCCGCAGCGACCCCGAAGCCGTGGCCCGCGCCGCCCAATTCCGCGAGCGCGTCGCCCAATTCGAAGAACAAGCCGCGAAAGCCCAGGCCGCGGGCAACACTCGCGACGCGGAAAAAGCCCTCGCCCAAGCCCAGCAGTGGCGCGAGTGGGCCGAAGCCGCGGAAGGCGCCGTCAGCAACCTCTGA
- a CDS encoding class III extradiol dioxygenase subunit B-like domain-containing protein: protein MFSLAALVPSPPILVPELGGAVARTAADPVAPLRAAALEAVRALDAAGEWVVVGIGDSTRRTLEPDHGTGTFRGFGADVRVALSGPALRGAGDQDATAPWPLSALIAGWLRGQAAPDTRVSVYFADADEPSAECVRLGTALRASFGASRTAVGALVIADGSCKLTTTSPGYLHPRAAGVQAELDRALATGDVAGVLALDPELCAEVGISGRAAYQVLAGLFAEDCIAPKAETLYQGAPFGVGYHVGLWRPGGSA, encoded by the coding sequence GTGTTCTCCCTAGCGGCCCTGGTCCCGTCGCCGCCGATCCTGGTCCCCGAGCTCGGCGGCGCTGTCGCGCGCACCGCGGCGGACCCGGTGGCGCCGTTGCGTGCGGCGGCGTTGGAGGCGGTGCGGGCGCTGGACGCGGCGGGGGAGTGGGTCGTGGTCGGGATCGGCGACTCCACGCGGCGGACCCTGGAGCCGGATCATGGCACCGGAACCTTCCGCGGCTTCGGTGCCGACGTCCGGGTGGCACTGTCCGGACCCGCTCTGCGGGGAGCGGGCGACCAGGACGCTACCGCGCCGTGGCCGCTGTCCGCTTTGATCGCTGGGTGGCTGCGCGGGCAGGCCGCACCCGATACGCGCGTGTCGGTGTACTTCGCCGACGCCGACGAGCCCAGCGCGGAGTGCGTGCGCCTCGGGACAGCGCTGCGCGCGAGCTTCGGTGCCAGCCGGACGGCCGTCGGCGCGTTGGTGATCGCGGATGGTTCGTGCAAGCTGACCACCACATCGCCCGGCTACCTGCATCCCCGGGCCGCCGGCGTGCAGGCGGAGCTCGATCGAGCCCTGGCCACCGGGGACGTGGCCGGCGTGCTCGCGCTGGACCCGGAACTCTGCGCGGAGGTCGGCATCTCCGGCCGCGCCGCCTACCAGGTGCTGGCGGGCTTGTTCGCCGAGGACTGTATCGCGCCGAAGGCTGAAACCCTATATCAGGGCGCTCCTTTCGGCGTCGGCTACCACGTCGGTCTGTGGCGACCGGGTGGCTCCGCATGA
- the miaA gene encoding tRNA (adenosine(37)-N6)-dimethylallyltransferase MiaA, whose amino-acid sequence MVTKKITPIAVVGPTATGKSDLGLELAQRLGGEIVNIDAMQLYRGMDIGTAKLPVAQRRGIPHHQLDVLEVTEYATVAAYQSAAIADVEAIMARGHVPVIVGGSMMYVQALLDNWEFPATDPAVRARWEEFLADHGVAALHKELKRADPAAASTILPTDGRRMVRALEVVELTGRPFAASAPTIGEPRWGTTIIGVDRDTAELDARIELRTALMFETGLVDEVRGLIGQGLRDGVTARRAIGYAQVLAYLDGEYDLAQARERTLIGTRRYVRRQRSWFRRDPRVRWVDGADPDIVATALAELPSAPATLTSGPGAPEPRIADRFDSTKRTTQ is encoded by the coding sequence GTGGTGACGAAGAAGATCACACCGATCGCCGTGGTCGGGCCCACCGCCACCGGTAAATCCGATCTGGGCCTGGAGCTCGCGCAGCGGCTCGGCGGGGAGATCGTCAATATCGACGCGATGCAGCTCTATCGCGGCATGGACATCGGCACCGCGAAACTGCCTGTCGCGCAACGGCGCGGGATTCCGCACCACCAACTGGACGTGCTGGAGGTCACCGAGTACGCCACGGTCGCCGCGTACCAGTCCGCCGCCATCGCGGACGTCGAGGCGATCATGGCGCGCGGCCATGTGCCGGTGATCGTCGGCGGTTCGATGATGTATGTGCAAGCCTTACTGGACAATTGGGAGTTCCCGGCGACCGACCCGGCGGTCCGCGCGCGCTGGGAGGAGTTCCTGGCCGACCATGGCGTCGCCGCGTTGCACAAGGAATTGAAGCGGGCCGATCCCGCGGCGGCCTCGACGATCCTGCCGACCGACGGCCGCCGCATGGTGCGTGCGCTCGAGGTCGTCGAACTCACCGGCCGGCCCTTCGCGGCCTCCGCACCCACCATCGGCGAACCTCGTTGGGGCACAACCATTATCGGCGTCGACCGGGACACGGCCGAACTCGACGCCCGGATCGAGCTGCGTACCGCGCTGATGTTCGAGACGGGTCTCGTCGACGAGGTCCGCGGCCTGATCGGTCAGGGCTTGCGCGACGGTGTCACCGCCCGCCGTGCCATCGGCTACGCACAGGTCCTGGCCTACCTGGATGGCGAGTACGACCTGGCTCAGGCCCGGGAGCGCACCCTGATCGGCACTCGGCGCTATGTTCGGCGGCAACGGTCCTGGTTCCGCCGGGACCCGCGTGTGCGCTGGGTGGACGGCGCCGATCCGGATATCGTCGCGACCGCCCTCGCGGAATTACCCAGCGCCCCAGCAACTCTCACCTCCGGACCCGGCGCACCCGAACCGCGCATCGCCGACCGGTTCGACTCGACGAAACGGACAACGCAGTGA
- a CDS encoding TrmH family RNA methyltransferase — protein MNQNSRHRPGRTEDGGARRVSTRNASVQVWQAYLTNRATRNRDSRFLIQGVRPITQAIANDWPLETLLYRLGAPDLSSWARELLDTTDVPCIGLVPELMAELGEKSTGIPEVVAVAESRQDSLDTFEPGEPGDFPIIVVFDRPNSPGNLGTLIRSADAFGASGVIVTGHGADQYDPQAVRASTGSLFAMPVLRASGAAQVVAFRDRQIQRGIPTRIVGTDEHGTHAIFDQDFTEATILVVGNETSGMSQAWLSACDDLVSIPMGGTASSLGAPSAGAVALYEISRQRRTFAR, from the coding sequence GTGAACCAGAACTCTCGGCACCGGCCGGGCCGCACCGAGGACGGCGGCGCTCGCCGGGTGAGCACCCGCAATGCCTCGGTCCAGGTCTGGCAGGCATATCTGACCAACCGCGCCACCCGCAACCGTGACTCCCGGTTCCTGATCCAGGGCGTGCGCCCGATCACACAGGCGATCGCCAACGATTGGCCGCTGGAGACACTGCTCTACCGCCTCGGCGCGCCCGACTTGTCCAGCTGGGCAAGAGAATTGCTGGACACCACCGACGTGCCGTGCATCGGACTGGTCCCGGAGTTGATGGCCGAGCTCGGCGAGAAGTCCACCGGCATACCGGAAGTGGTGGCCGTCGCGGAGTCCCGGCAGGACAGCCTGGACACCTTCGAGCCGGGAGAGCCGGGAGATTTCCCGATCATCGTGGTCTTCGACCGCCCCAACTCGCCCGGCAACCTCGGCACCCTGATCCGCTCGGCCGACGCGTTCGGCGCCAGTGGCGTCATCGTCACCGGTCACGGCGCCGACCAGTACGATCCGCAGGCAGTGCGCGCCTCCACCGGTTCGCTGTTCGCGATGCCGGTGCTCCGTGCCTCGGGCGCGGCCCAGGTGGTCGCCTTCCGGGATCGGCAGATCCAGCGCGGCATCCCCACTCGCATCGTCGGCACCGACGAACACGGCACGCACGCGATCTTCGACCAGGATTTCACCGAGGCCACCATCCTGGTAGTCGGCAACGAAACCAGTGGAATGAGCCAGGCATGGCTGTCGGCCTGCGACGATCTGGTATCCATCCCGATGGGCGGCACGGCCAGTTCGCTGGGCGCGCCCTCGGCGGGCGCGGTCGCCCTGTACGAAATTTCCCGGCAGCGCCGGACGTTTGCCCGATGA
- the dapF gene encoding diaminopimelate epimerase has protein sequence MEFTKGHGTQNDFVVLPDLDVRLELSVDRVSALCDRQRGIGADGVLRVARAGALLDAGVLTEIPAGIAADDWFMDYRNADGSIAEMCGNGVRVFAHYLAAKGLETRDRYVVGSRGGPRPVTVHTADAVNGEVTVAMGHVRELGPSTATIAGGAYPGIGIDVGNPHLACVDPGLTAESLSKLDLSASPGFDPELFPRGVNVEILTPLDSGGAVDMRVYERGVGETRSCGTGTVATAAAALAHQGFDIQQDTGQVIVRIPGGQVTVTLTAGAATLRGPSVLVASGRLAEQWWQTA, from the coding sequence ATCGAGTTCACCAAGGGGCACGGCACCCAGAACGATTTCGTGGTGCTGCCGGACCTCGATGTCCGTCTCGAGCTCTCCGTCGACCGGGTGTCCGCCCTCTGCGACCGGCAGCGCGGCATCGGCGCCGACGGTGTGCTGCGGGTGGCGCGCGCCGGCGCCCTGCTCGACGCGGGCGTGCTCACCGAGATTCCCGCCGGTATCGCCGCCGACGATTGGTTCATGGACTACCGCAACGCGGACGGTTCGATCGCCGAAATGTGCGGCAACGGTGTCCGCGTATTCGCGCACTACCTCGCGGCCAAAGGTTTGGAGACCCGAGACCGTTACGTGGTGGGCAGCCGCGGTGGACCCCGCCCGGTCACCGTGCACACGGCCGACGCGGTCAATGGCGAGGTCACCGTCGCCATGGGCCATGTCCGGGAACTCGGTCCATCGACCGCCACCATCGCGGGCGGCGCGTACCCGGGTATCGGTATCGATGTCGGCAATCCCCACCTGGCCTGCGTCGACCCCGGCCTCACCGCCGAATCGCTGAGCAAACTCGATCTGTCGGCCTCACCGGGCTTCGACCCCGAACTCTTCCCCCGTGGCGTCAACGTGGAAATCCTCACCCCCTTGGACTCCGGCGGCGCGGTGGACATGCGCGTCTACGAGCGCGGTGTCGGCGAGACCCGTTCCTGCGGAACCGGAACCGTCGCGACGGCCGCCGCCGCGCTGGCGCACCAGGGCTTCGACATTCAGCAGGACACCGGTCAGGTGATCGTCCGGATCCCCGGCGGTCAGGTCACCGTCACCCTCACCGCCGGTGCGGCGACCCTGCGCGGCCCCTCGGTCCTGGTCGCGAGCGGTCGGCTGGCCGAACAGTGGTGGCAGACCGCCTGA
- the hflX gene encoding GTPase HflX, with the protein MAAREERLKGTAHSGWAADPDGPDPTVGEMQVEERSSLRRVAGLSTELTDITEVEYRQLRLERVVLVGVWTTGSVAQAEASMAELALLAETAGSEVLEALIQRRDKPDPATYIGSGKAEELRAVVLDSGADTVICDGELTPAQLTALEKVVKVKVIDRTALILDIFAQHATSSEGKAQVALAQMEYMLPRLRGWGESMSRQAGGRAGGNGGGVGLRGPGETKIETDRRRIRERMAKLRREIREMKTARDTKRARRTGSGIPSVAIVGYTNAGKSSLMNSLTGAGLLVQDALFATLDPTTRRAALDDGREVVFTDTVGFVRHLPTQLVEAFRSTLEEVTGADLLLHVVDGSDPMPAGQIKAVREVITDVIKEQGTVAPPELLVVNKIDNVDPMELTRLHAMLPDAVFVSAHTGAGLPELRDRLAEVLGGLDVEISVLLPYTRGDLLARIHADGRIIDSTHEEGGTRVHARVPHSLAAALSEYAHASTNGAGPEPE; encoded by the coding sequence ATGGCAGCGCGCGAGGAGCGACTGAAAGGCACCGCCCATTCCGGGTGGGCCGCCGATCCGGACGGGCCCGACCCCACCGTCGGTGAGATGCAGGTCGAGGAGCGTAGTTCGCTGCGCCGCGTCGCCGGGTTGTCCACCGAACTCACCGACATCACCGAGGTCGAGTACCGGCAGCTGCGCCTGGAACGCGTGGTGCTGGTCGGTGTGTGGACCACCGGTAGCGTCGCGCAGGCCGAAGCGAGCATGGCCGAACTGGCGCTGCTCGCCGAAACCGCCGGTTCGGAGGTGCTGGAGGCGCTGATCCAGCGGCGCGACAAGCCGGACCCGGCCACCTACATCGGTTCCGGCAAGGCCGAGGAACTGCGCGCCGTGGTCCTCGACTCCGGCGCCGACACGGTCATCTGTGACGGTGAACTGACCCCGGCCCAGCTGACGGCGCTGGAGAAGGTCGTCAAGGTCAAGGTGATCGACCGGACCGCCCTGATCCTGGACATCTTCGCCCAGCACGCCACCTCCAGCGAGGGCAAAGCGCAGGTCGCGCTCGCTCAGATGGAATACATGCTGCCGCGGCTGCGCGGTTGGGGTGAGTCCATGTCCCGGCAGGCCGGTGGTCGCGCGGGCGGCAACGGCGGCGGTGTGGGTCTGCGCGGTCCCGGTGAGACCAAGATCGAAACCGATCGTCGCCGCATCCGGGAGCGAATGGCCAAGCTGCGCCGCGAAATTCGCGAGATGAAGACCGCGCGCGACACCAAACGGGCCCGCCGCACCGGCAGCGGTATCCCGTCGGTCGCGATCGTCGGCTACACCAACGCGGGCAAGTCGAGCCTGATGAACAGCCTGACCGGTGCCGGACTCCTGGTGCAGGACGCGCTGTTCGCCACCCTGGACCCGACTACTCGCCGGGCCGCGCTCGACGACGGCCGCGAGGTCGTCTTCACCGACACCGTCGGTTTCGTGCGGCACCTGCCGACGCAGCTGGTCGAGGCCTTCCGCTCCACCCTGGAGGAGGTGACCGGCGCCGACCTGCTGCTGCACGTCGTCGACGGCTCCGACCCGATGCCGGCCGGCCAGATCAAGGCGGTCCGTGAGGTGATCACCGACGTGATCAAGGAGCAGGGCACCGTCGCGCCACCGGAACTGCTGGTGGTCAACAAGATCGACAATGTGGATCCGATGGAGTTGACCCGCCTGCACGCCATGCTCCCGGACGCGGTGTTCGTCTCCGCGCACACCGGCGCGGGCCTGCCGGAATTGCGGGATCGGCTCGCCGAGGTCCTCGGCGGTCTCGATGTGGAGATCAGCGTTCTGCTGCCCTACACCCGAGGCGATCTCCTCGCCCGCATCCACGCCGACGGCCGGATCATCGACTCCACCCACGAAGAGGGCGGAACCCGGGTCCACGCCCGCGTGCCGCACTCCTTGGCCGCGGCGCTGTCGGAGTATGCCCACGCCTCCACCAACGGGGCCGGGCCCGAGCCGGAGTAA
- a CDS encoding lysophospholipid acyltransferase family protein, producing MRLSETDKLLIDAITAPTRAWTSPRFYGLDNIPADGPVLLVGNHTLVGGLDAPLLLPEVLRRRGRLLRGLAEDVLIGVPGLRDFLQHFGIVRGNRHNCMALLRRGEALIVFPGGGREAVGRKGGQKYVLDWSGRTGFARMAIEAGATIVPIAMIGGDDVYDIVFDGQHPAMSPLRKVVEAVGLKSNLTPPLIRGLGPTLIPRPERFYFSAGAPIDPEPWRDEHNVEAAAAELRDVVRKALEEEIKFLLAERDRDPGRTLTGRLRGLLPL from the coding sequence GTGCGGTTGAGCGAGACCGACAAACTCTTGATCGACGCGATCACCGCGCCGACGCGCGCCTGGACCAGTCCACGTTTCTACGGCTTGGACAACATTCCTGCCGACGGCCCGGTGCTGCTGGTCGGTAACCACACGCTGGTGGGCGGCCTGGACGCGCCGCTGCTGTTGCCGGAAGTGCTGCGCCGCCGCGGCCGGCTGCTGCGCGGGCTCGCCGAAGACGTGCTGATCGGGGTGCCGGGTCTGCGAGATTTCCTGCAGCACTTCGGGATCGTGCGCGGCAACCGCCACAATTGCATGGCGCTGCTGCGGCGGGGCGAGGCGCTGATCGTCTTTCCGGGCGGCGGCCGCGAGGCGGTCGGCCGCAAGGGGGGCCAGAAGTATGTCCTGGATTGGTCCGGGCGCACCGGTTTCGCGCGAATGGCGATCGAGGCGGGCGCGACGATCGTGCCGATCGCGATGATCGGCGGCGACGACGTATACGACATCGTCTTCGACGGGCAGCATCCCGCGATGAGCCCGCTGCGGAAGGTGGTCGAGGCGGTCGGATTGAAGTCGAACCTGACGCCACCGCTGATCCGCGGTCTGGGCCCGACGCTGATTCCGCGTCCGGAGCGGTTCTACTTCTCGGCGGGAGCGCCGATCGATCCGGAACCGTGGCGCGACGAGCACAATGTCGAGGCCGCCGCGGCCGAATTGCGGGACGTGGTGCGCAAGGCGCTGGAGGAGGAGATCAAGTTCCTGCTCGCCGAGCGGGACCGGGACCCCGGTCGGACGCTCACCGGACGTCTGCGCGGGCTGCTGCCCCTATAG
- a CDS encoding alpha/beta hydrolase — protein MSKQSAVLAGVVAMVCGLGVASTGPATAATPVDPIIAAGHLLASPQSADGSRIASYDIVDDRTIELQVYSAAMDKNIEIDVQRPNDASVPRPSLYLLPGAGGGEDKATWAAQTDVPQFLAGKDVNVIQPVGGKFSYYTDWVEADPELGVNKWKTFFTEELPPLIDAALGTNGANAIAGLSMSGTSVLQLAEAKPGLFASVAAYSGAAQISDPVGYDFVSTVVRAGGGNPDNMYGPKGDPRWAQNDPLIHADRLRGTDLFISSGSGLPGQWDTLDGTHALPGPGGLANQVALGGALEGATNWGSHNLQNRLNELGIPATYDFTPVGTHSWGYWQDAFLRSWPVLARGMGLPA, from the coding sequence ATGAGCAAGCAATCGGCGGTACTCGCGGGTGTGGTGGCAATGGTGTGCGGCCTAGGCGTCGCCTCAACCGGCCCCGCGACCGCCGCGACCCCGGTGGATCCGATCATTGCCGCCGGTCACCTGCTGGCGTCACCGCAGTCCGCCGACGGCTCACGCATCGCGAGCTATGACATCGTCGACGACCGCACCATCGAGCTCCAGGTCTATTCCGCCGCGATGGACAAGAACATCGAGATCGATGTGCAACGCCCGAACGACGCTTCGGTCCCGCGCCCATCGCTGTATCTGCTCCCCGGAGCAGGCGGCGGCGAGGACAAGGCGACCTGGGCGGCGCAGACCGACGTTCCGCAATTCCTCGCGGGCAAAGACGTGAACGTCATCCAACCTGTCGGCGGCAAGTTCAGCTACTACACCGACTGGGTCGAGGCCGACCCGGAACTCGGTGTCAACAAATGGAAGACCTTCTTCACCGAAGAACTGCCCCCGCTGATCGACGCGGCCCTCGGCACGAACGGCGCCAATGCCATTGCGGGCCTGTCGATGTCGGGCACATCGGTGCTGCAGCTGGCCGAAGCGAAACCGGGGCTGTTCGCGTCGGTCGCGGCCTACAGCGGCGCCGCGCAGATCAGCGACCCGGTCGGCTACGACTTCGTCAGCACCGTGGTGCGCGCGGGCGGCGGCAATCCCGACAATATGTACGGCCCCAAGGGCGACCCGAGATGGGCGCAGAACGATCCGCTGATCCACGCCGACCGGCTGCGCGGCACCGATCTGTTCATCTCCAGCGGTTCCGGTCTGCCCGGACAGTGGGACACCCTCGACGGGACGCACGCGCTGCCGGGTCCGGGCGGGCTGGCCAACCAGGTCGCACTGGGTGGCGCGCTAGAAGGCGCGACCAACTGGGGTTCGCACAACCTGCAAAACCGGCTGAACGAACTCGGTATCCCCGCCACCTACGACTTCACCCCCGTCGGCACCCATTCCTGGGGCTACTGGCAGGACGCGTTCCTGCGATCCTGGCCCGTCCTGGCTCGCGGCATGGGACTGCCCGCCTGA
- a CDS encoding acyl-CoA dehydrogenase family protein — MERTLFEPEHDLFRESFRKFLDQHVAPNHAKWEEQGIVDRDVWLEAGKQGFLGMAVPEEFGGGGVKDFRYNAIITEETVRGQYSGLGFTLHNDVIAPYLLELANDEQKQRWLPGFCSGEIITAIAMTEPGTGSDLQGIKTRAVKDGDDWILNGAKTFITNGINSDIVIVVAQTDPDKGAMGFSLLVVERGMPGFERGANLDKLGLKAQDTAELSFTDVRVPGKNLLGTEGMGFIHLMQNLPQERLSIAVMAAGAMEACLDMTIQYVRDRKAFGKPIGALQNTRFVLAELATKTTAVRLMVDRFIEDLNAGKLSVEDAAMAKWWSTEEQVDLIDRCLQLHGGYGYMKEYPIAKAYMDARVQTIYGGTTEIMKEIIGRSLKLS, encoded by the coding sequence GTGGAGCGCACACTGTTCGAGCCCGAACACGATTTGTTCCGGGAGTCGTTCCGCAAGTTTCTCGATCAGCATGTCGCCCCGAACCACGCGAAGTGGGAAGAGCAGGGGATCGTCGATCGCGACGTCTGGCTCGAAGCGGGCAAGCAGGGCTTCCTCGGCATGGCCGTGCCGGAGGAGTTCGGCGGCGGCGGCGTCAAGGACTTCCGCTACAACGCCATCATCACCGAGGAGACCGTGCGCGGTCAGTACTCGGGGCTCGGGTTCACCCTGCACAACGACGTCATCGCGCCGTACCTGCTGGAATTGGCCAACGACGAGCAGAAGCAGCGCTGGCTGCCCGGCTTCTGTTCCGGCGAGATCATCACCGCCATCGCCATGACCGAACCCGGCACCGGCTCGGACCTGCAAGGCATCAAAACCCGCGCGGTCAAGGACGGCGACGACTGGATCCTCAACGGCGCCAAGACTTTCATCACCAACGGCATCAATTCCGACATCGTCATCGTGGTCGCCCAGACTGACCCCGACAAGGGTGCGATGGGCTTCAGCCTGCTCGTCGTCGAGCGCGGCATGCCCGGTTTCGAACGTGGCGCCAACCTCGACAAGCTCGGCCTCAAAGCCCAAGACACCGCGGAACTTTCGTTCACCGACGTCCGCGTTCCCGGTAAGAACCTGCTCGGCACCGAAGGCATGGGTTTCATCCACCTCATGCAGAACCTGCCCCAGGAGCGTCTGTCCATCGCCGTCATGGCCGCCGGCGCCATGGAAGCCTGCCTGGACATGACCATCCAGTACGTGCGCGACCGCAAAGCCTTCGGCAAACCCATTGGCGCCCTGCAGAACACACGCTTCGTCCTCGCCGAACTCGCCACCAAGACCACCGCGGTCCGCCTCATGGTCGACCGCTTCATCGAGGACCTGAACGCCGGCAAGCTCTCCGTCGAAGACGCCGCCATGGCCAAGTGGTGGAGCACCGAGGAGCAGGTCGACCTCATCGACCGCTGCCTCCAACTCCACGGCGGCTACGGCTATATGAAGGAATACCCGATCGCCAAGGCGTACATGGATGCCCGCGTGCAGACCATCTACGGCGGCACCACCGAGATCATGAAGGAGATCATCGGGCGCTCGCTGAAGTTGAGCTGA